A window from Candidatus Gracilibacteria bacterium encodes these proteins:
- the dnaB gene encoding replicative DNA helicase, with translation MPEDIRIPPHSIEAERSVLGSIMIEKNAILKIADMLHPEDFYYDIHGIIYGGMMELFTKRSPIDLLTVHTWLKDNGKLDEVGGQSYLEELSNEVLTASHVFQYATIVKSKSTLRKLISAGGSIAALGYKEGEEVDELVDQAEQELFKVSQTFLRNRFVHIKDILAGTYEKISDLHDPEAAEKYKGLSTGFQSVDHILTGLQASDLIILAARPSMGKTAFALNMGLNIALKGKTVGVISLEMSKEQLVERLFVSMLAVDSWKMRTGQLTQEDFMRMGQVMDQLNNCRMFIDDSPGASIAELRAKARRLQMENGLDILIVDYLQLMSIGKGSTSITNRVQEISEISRSLKQLARELHVPIMALSQLSRAVESRPVKIPQLSDLRESGAIEQDADVVLMMYREDYYEEDTDRQGMTDIFVRKHRHGMTGRAELLFKKEQMRFFDIDRQHTVEGAFTPEAAYGII, from the coding sequence TTTTTATTACGATATTCACGGCATCATTTACGGAGGGATGATGGAGTTGTTCACCAAACGCTCCCCCATCGACCTGCTCACCGTGCACACTTGGCTCAAAGACAACGGAAAGTTGGATGAAGTGGGAGGGCAAAGCTACCTCGAAGAACTCAGCAATGAGGTGCTCACGGCCTCCCATGTTTTCCAATACGCGACCATCGTAAAATCAAAATCCACTCTGCGAAAACTCATCAGTGCGGGAGGCTCCATCGCCGCATTGGGGTACAAAGAGGGGGAAGAAGTGGACGAGTTGGTGGATCAAGCGGAGCAAGAACTCTTTAAAGTCTCTCAAACCTTTTTGCGCAATCGCTTCGTCCACATCAAAGACATTTTGGCGGGAACTTACGAAAAAATTTCAGATCTACACGATCCCGAAGCGGCCGAAAAATACAAAGGACTCTCCACAGGTTTCCAATCCGTGGATCACATCCTCACCGGGCTTCAAGCCTCCGATCTCATTATTTTGGCGGCCCGCCCCTCCATGGGAAAAACCGCTTTTGCCCTCAACATGGGGCTCAACATCGCACTCAAGGGGAAAACCGTGGGTGTTATTTCGCTCGAAATGTCCAAAGAACAATTGGTGGAACGACTTTTTGTGTCCATGCTTGCCGTGGACAGTTGGAAGATGCGAACCGGCCAACTCACTCAAGAAGATTTTATGCGCATGGGACAAGTGATGGATCAACTCAACAACTGCCGCATGTTCATCGACGATTCTCCCGGAGCTTCCATTGCGGAACTTCGGGCCAAGGCACGGCGTTTACAAATGGAAAACGGCCTCGACATTTTGATTGTGGACTATCTCCAGCTCATGTCGATTGGAAAGGGCAGCACCTCCATCACCAACCGCGTGCAGGAAATTTCAGAAATCTCCAGATCTCTCAAGCAACTCGCACGAGAACTGCATGTGCCGATCATGGCCTTGTCTCAGCTCTCCCGCGCAGTGGAATCAAGGCCCGTCAAAATCCCGCAACTTTCCGATCTCCGTGAGTCCGGAGCCATTGAGCAAGATGCGGATGTGGTGCTCATGATGTACCGAGAAGATTATTATGAAGAAGACACCGATCGCCAGGGCATGACCGATATTTTTGTTCGCAAACACCGCCACGGTATGACCGGCCGTGCCGAACTCCTCTTCAAGAAGGAGCAAATGCGCTTTTTCGACATCGACCGTCAGCACACGGTAGAAGGAGCCTTTACACCGGAAGCGGCTTACTGAATAATCTAG
- the lysS gene encoding lysine--tRNA ligase, producing the protein MSSQEYQDRLRKAEELRKLDINPYPSRFESTHSIEAATKLGEKKTRTVDEILADKGPKSQVTIRGRLMTFREHGRLAFANLKDFTGTVQICFMEQIAPAAYKLLRKLDMGDFVGVSGELFYTKHGQLTVLVSEWSFLGKTLNPLPEKWHGIQDQEQIYRQRYLDLIMNEESMQRFLMRSRFIQLVREYLNGHGFVEVETPVLASTASGATARPFTTHHNALDIDVYLRIAPELYLKRCIAGGFERVYEFAKCFRNEGMDPSHLQEFTMLEYYAAYWNYEDNMNFTEEMLTHAIKELFGSTKVTIRSRDGEDRIVDFKAPWPRLDFGEMIKKDSGIDIYEHYDDAPALRAAIKAKKIQIDEMDSMGYGNLCDFLYKKVSRPKLVDPCFVINHPASTKPLARRSDKNPMVCETFQLLVNTWELINAYSEIVDPVDQKKRFEDQALARAGGDEEAMEVDLDYVNCMEHGMPPISGWGGGIDRIITLLTHQDNLRDCVLFPLMRPLEENVKAENKMREKAREKMKKAKKAEKK; encoded by the coding sequence ATGAGTTCTCAAGAATACCAGGATCGTTTAAGAAAAGCGGAGGAGCTTCGCAAGCTCGACATCAACCCCTACCCCTCCCGTTTTGAAAGCACGCACTCGATTGAGGCGGCCACCAAGCTCGGTGAAAAAAAGACGCGAACCGTGGATGAAATTCTGGCCGATAAAGGCCCCAAATCCCAAGTGACCATTCGTGGCCGCCTGATGACCTTTCGTGAACACGGCCGTCTCGCCTTCGCAAACCTCAAAGACTTTACGGGGACCGTACAAATTTGTTTCATGGAGCAGATCGCGCCCGCAGCGTACAAACTTTTGCGCAAATTGGACATGGGGGATTTTGTGGGTGTCAGCGGAGAACTATTTTACACCAAACACGGTCAACTCACGGTGCTGGTGAGCGAGTGGTCGTTCCTCGGAAAAACCCTGAACCCCCTCCCCGAAAAATGGCACGGCATTCAGGACCAAGAGCAGATCTACCGCCAACGCTACCTCGACCTCATTATGAACGAGGAAAGCATGCAAAGATTCTTGATGCGCAGCCGCTTCATCCAACTGGTTCGCGAATACCTCAATGGGCATGGATTCGTTGAAGTGGAAACTCCCGTGCTTGCCTCCACCGCATCCGGCGCCACCGCCCGCCCGTTCACCACACACCACAACGCCTTGGACATCGATGTCTACCTTCGCATCGCCCCTGAGCTGTACTTAAAACGCTGCATCGCGGGAGGCTTTGAACGCGTCTACGAATTCGCCAAATGTTTCCGCAACGAAGGCATGGACCCCTCGCATCTGCAGGAGTTCACCATGCTCGAATACTACGCGGCGTATTGGAATTACGAGGACAACATGAACTTCACCGAAGAAATGTTGACCCACGCCATCAAAGAACTGTTTGGAAGCACCAAAGTCACCATCCGCAGTCGTGACGGTGAAGACCGCATCGTGGACTTCAAAGCCCCTTGGCCCCGCCTGGATTTTGGAGAAATGATCAAAAAAGACAGCGGCATCGATATTTATGAACACTACGACGATGCCCCCGCCCTGCGCGCGGCCATAAAGGCTAAGAAAATTCAGATCGATGAAATGGACTCCATGGGTTACGGAAACCTCTGCGACTTCCTCTACAAAAAAGTCAGCCGGCCAAAATTGGTGGACCCTTGTTTTGTCATCAATCACCCGGCCAGCACCAAACCCCTCGCTCGCCGTAGCGACAAAAATCCCATGGTGTGTGAAACCTTCCAATTGCTCGTGAACACTTGGGAACTCATCAATGCTTACAGCGAAATCGTGGACCCCGTGGACCAAAAGAAACGCTTCGAAGACCAAGCCCTGGCCCGTGCCGGCGGCGATGAAGAAGCCATGGAAGTGGATCTGGATTATGTGAACTGCATGGAACACGGAATGCCTCCCATTTCAGGGTGGGGCGGCGGAATCGACCGCATCATCACGCTGCTCACACATCAAGACAACCTCCGCGACTGCGTGCTCTTCCCCCTCATGCGCCCTCTGGAAGAAAATGTAAAAGCTGAGAACAAAATGCGCGAAAAAGCTAGGGAAAAAATGAAGAAGGCGAAGAAAGCAGAAAAGAAATAA